The Leptolyngbya subtilissima AS-A7 genome has a window encoding:
- a CDS encoding CHASE2 domain-containing protein — protein sequence MSYRLTVHKIDQSCLFELAWGQGQRLTASLAFPAQLLDLYESWRRAYLGYYKQSLRGRPGAVGQVAVLDVDWHSQLVQAEARLLSEFHTWLKHGDLFDLREELRRAAQSKGKGQALFLTCTPLELARLPWETWEFGPQMQIVRSPATIRSATGDRNEFRRGKARVLAILGDETGLNFAAERSALNAQKPLMDIHYVGWQPGENAVDLKQRICQTIADSQGWDVLFFAGHSNEEALLDGQVFIAPNTAISIKELSPYLQQAEQRGLQCALFNSCSGLDIAQGLVNLGLNQVVIMREPIHNEVAQAFLVQLVQRLARYENVQGAVKGTCEFLKLTKHLTYPSAYLLPSLFYHPQAVPYQLQPAGWRAIRRRWRPTQREAIALGALALLSLLPLPQQWLLDQRVAMQARYRDITGQVTDGATPPVVLVQVDQATFVQQGISDFKPIDRALLANIITRLNELNAPVIGIDYLLDLAQADYDATLNQALGAAMANQVWPVFITTQNPGGDWAELYFQVADPYRVLHGDAWVPQWHILPLRASPDYRAPFSYQLALAHRLSQQWSETRTEGRSRPNLPQPGLPGPPLEAQVQAYLREHNDVTPSSWVKLHPITHMSYRFRQRWLQPLLDFSIPPEQVYRSVSAAALLADPEGEVTQLDGVRLEESVVIVAAGGYYAAGVAADGDDNLPMPPALGYWFGQQGDNRIDLTGGEAHAYMTHHFLTDRLVVPIPDLWLILVATLGGKALVLYLSDRPKLGRARLGTALGTATVGYGWLSLQLYIGGAVLLPWLLPSLMVWSYALPHFKEANHEQQ from the coding sequence ATGTCCTACCGTCTCACCGTGCATAAAATCGACCAGAGCTGCTTGTTCGAGCTGGCCTGGGGACAGGGGCAGCGGCTGACTGCCAGTCTGGCGTTTCCGGCTCAGCTCTTGGATCTGTACGAGAGCTGGCGGCGGGCCTATCTGGGCTACTACAAACAGTCGCTGCGGGGGCGACCTGGGGCCGTGGGTCAGGTCGCCGTTCTGGATGTCGATTGGCACAGCCAGCTAGTGCAGGCCGAGGCGCGGTTGCTGTCGGAGTTTCACACCTGGCTCAAGCACGGCGACCTATTTGACCTGCGGGAAGAGTTGCGGCGGGCGGCCCAGAGTAAGGGCAAAGGCCAGGCGCTGTTTTTGACCTGCACGCCGCTGGAGCTGGCTCGACTACCCTGGGAAACCTGGGAGTTTGGCCCTCAGATGCAAATTGTGCGATCGCCCGCCACCATTCGCTCTGCTACGGGCGATCGCAATGAGTTTCGCCGAGGCAAAGCCCGAGTGCTGGCTATTTTAGGAGATGAAACCGGGCTGAATTTTGCCGCAGAACGCAGCGCCCTCAATGCCCAAAAGCCTTTGATGGACATTCACTACGTGGGTTGGCAGCCGGGCGAAAATGCCGTCGACCTAAAGCAGCGCATCTGCCAAACCATTGCCGACTCCCAGGGCTGGGACGTGCTGTTTTTCGCCGGACACAGTAACGAGGAGGCGCTGCTGGATGGGCAAGTTTTCATTGCTCCCAACACCGCCATTTCGATTAAGGAGCTTAGCCCTTATCTACAACAGGCCGAGCAGCGGGGGCTGCAATGTGCCTTATTCAACTCGTGTAGCGGCTTGGATATTGCCCAGGGGCTAGTCAATCTTGGCCTCAACCAAGTAGTGATTATGCGTGAGCCCATTCACAATGAGGTGGCCCAGGCGTTTCTGGTGCAGCTGGTGCAGCGCTTGGCCCGCTACGAAAATGTGCAGGGAGCGGTGAAAGGAACCTGTGAGTTTCTCAAGCTGACCAAGCACCTCACTTACCCCTCGGCCTACCTGTTGCCCTCGCTGTTTTATCATCCCCAGGCGGTGCCCTACCAGCTTCAGCCGGCGGGGTGGCGAGCGATTCGGCGACGATGGCGACCTACGCAACGGGAGGCGATCGCCCTCGGAGCGTTAGCCTTGCTTAGCTTGCTGCCCCTACCTCAGCAGTGGCTGCTTGATCAGCGGGTGGCCATGCAAGCTAGATATCGAGACATCACCGGCCAGGTGACCGATGGTGCTACCCCGCCCGTAGTGCTGGTGCAGGTAGATCAGGCTACCTTTGTGCAGCAAGGCATCAGCGACTTTAAGCCCATCGATCGCGCTCTGCTGGCTAATATCATTACCCGCTTAAACGAACTCAATGCCCCAGTCATAGGCATCGACTACCTGCTCGACCTGGCCCAGGCCGATTACGATGCCACCCTCAACCAGGCACTGGGGGCAGCTATGGCCAACCAGGTTTGGCCCGTTTTTATCACAACCCAAAACCCTGGCGGTGATTGGGCTGAGCTGTACTTCCAGGTGGCTGACCCCTACCGGGTGCTGCACGGCGATGCTTGGGTGCCCCAGTGGCACATTCTGCCGTTGCGAGCTTCGCCTGACTATCGCGCCCCCTTTAGCTACCAGCTAGCTTTGGCCCACCGGTTGAGTCAGCAATGGTCGGAGACCCGCACTGAAGGGCGATCGCGCCCCAACCTTCCCCAGCCCGGACTCCCTGGCCCCCCGCTCGAGGCTCAGGTGCAAGCCTACCTGAGAGAGCACAACGATGTCACCCCATCCTCCTGGGTCAAACTGCACCCCATTACGCACATGTCCTATCGGTTTAGGCAGCGCTGGTTGCAACCCCTGCTTGATTTTTCGATTCCCCCTGAGCAGGTCTACAGGTCAGTTTCCGCCGCCGCGCTGCTGGCCGACCCAGAGGGTGAGGTGACACAACTCGATGGTGTTCGCCTAGAGGAATCCGTGGTGATTGTGGCGGCGGGGGGCTACTACGCTGCCGGGGTTGCCGCCGACGGCGATGACAACCTGCCGATGCCCCCGGCCCTTGGCTATTGGTTTGGGCAGCAGGGCGACAATCGCATCGACCTGACCGGCGGCGAAGCCCATGCCTACATGACCCACCACTTTTTGACTGACCGGCTGGTGGTGCCCATCCCCGACCTGTGGCTGATTTTGGTCGCAACCCTGGGGGGCAAGGCCCTGGTTCTGTATCTCAGCGATCGCCCTAAACTAGGGCGGGCCAGGCTAGGAACTGCTCTAGGAACAGCCACGGTAGGCTATGGCTGGCTGAGTCTACAGCTGTACATTGGTGGGGCGGTGCTGTTGCCCTGGCTGCTGCCGTCGCTGATGGTTTGGAGTTACGCACTACCGCATTTTAAGGAGGCTAACCATGAGCAACAATAA
- a CDS encoding DUF1822 family protein translates to MSDALDSINFEFDPLRSTTVTLPSEAVTWAVQIAQQVPDSNQRWSTFLRAMALRGLQQWLESGAVELALNYDRYQPPDLEIAGRVGNYRLCLVAQGSLSEEIITIPTATLDDISEFAHLYILAEVQEEVDQVTILAGLRRDRLLAQRQTLGLTPQTDGTYRIPIHCFDTTPEELLLYLTCLNPAQISGPQVSGTEIATAPLGTVPQTSPQPTQTRDSINVGRWLLNQLDAVSDSLAWTLMPPLAPATALRSMRTPVEQLEDILRDLRPTGVTIPPNARGAYTDLKTMGLPFRLYALTWTLVEPHPPEWTLFLFLGPAPGEQLSPGTRLIVRDATAVLAEQTLAQGNESGFLYAQAIGTWDEAFTATVELPNGNTLNWPPFVFQPEG, encoded by the coding sequence ATGAGCGATGCCCTTGACTCAATCAATTTTGAGTTTGACCCGCTGCGGTCAACTACCGTTACCCTACCGAGCGAGGCTGTGACTTGGGCAGTACAGATCGCGCAGCAGGTGCCCGATTCTAACCAACGATGGTCTACCTTCTTGCGGGCTATGGCGCTGCGAGGGCTCCAGCAGTGGTTGGAGTCTGGGGCTGTCGAGCTCGCTCTAAATTACGACCGTTACCAGCCACCTGACCTAGAGATTGCGGGCCGGGTGGGCAACTATCGCCTGTGTCTAGTGGCCCAGGGCAGCCTTAGCGAGGAGATAATCACGATTCCCACCGCCACCTTGGACGATATCAGCGAATTTGCCCACCTCTATATCCTGGCGGAGGTACAGGAAGAGGTGGATCAGGTGACCATTTTGGCTGGACTGCGGCGCGATCGCCTGCTCGCCCAACGCCAAACCCTCGGCCTTACCCCTCAGACCGACGGCACCTACCGCATCCCCATCCACTGCTTCGACACCACTCCAGAAGAGCTGCTGCTCTATCTCACCTGTCTTAACCCGGCCCAGATCAGTGGACCACAAGTCAGCGGCACAGAGATTGCTACCGCCCCCCTTGGCACCGTGCCCCAAACCAGCCCTCAGCCCACACAAACCCGTGACTCGATCAATGTCGGTCGCTGGCTACTTAACCAACTCGACGCCGTATCCGACAGCCTGGCCTGGACACTGATGCCGCCGCTGGCCCCTGCTACCGCATTGCGATCCATGAGAACTCCTGTGGAGCAACTCGAAGATATTCTGCGGGACTTGCGGCCCACAGGCGTTACTATTCCGCCTAATGCGCGTGGTGCCTACACCGACCTGAAAACCATGGGGCTGCCCTTCCGTCTCTATGCCTTGACCTGGACGTTAGTTGAGCCTCATCCCCCAGAATGGACGCTGTTTTTGTTCTTAGGCCCTGCCCCCGGCGAGCAGCTGTCCCCTGGTACCCGTTTGATTGTGCGTGACGCCACCGCCGTGCTGGCCGAGCAAACCCTGGCTCAGGGCAATGAAAGCGGCTTTCTCTACGCCCAGGCGATCGGCACCTGGGATGAGGCGTTTACCGCCACCGTTGAGCTGCCTAACGGCAACACTCTCAACTGGCCTCCGTTTGTGTTTCAACCGGAAGGTTAA